Part of the Lentimicrobium sp. L6 genome is shown below.
ATAGCCCAAAGTATGTGGTTACTCTTCATCGGTCATCCGTCATCGAGCATCCAACATCTGTCATCTGTCTCAAAGAACTTCCAAGCCCAATAAAACCTTAAGTCCCATGAACAAAAACACATACATATCCAAAAGCCTACGCTTCTTCCAAAAGCAACATTTGGCGGTACTCTTGGCTACATTAATAAGTGCGGCAGTGCTCACTGGAGCTTTAATTGTTGGAGATAGTGTAAAGCTGAGCTTACAGAATAATGTGGACCAACGATTGGGGAAAACTACTTTTGCGCTTTCTACTCAAGATAGATTTGTTCGTTCTGAATTAGCTGAGGAGATTTCAAAAGAAACCAAATCTAATCTAGCTTCTGTATTATTGGTTCAGGGAATTGCCATAAATCCCGATGCGGATAGACGAATCAACAGAACTCAGGTTTTAGGTGTGGATGATAAATTCTGGAAATTCTCTGATGATAAAGGATTTGACATCAAGAAGAACGAGGTAATTCTCTCGGAGGAGGTGGCTCGTGAACTTCATTTACAAACTGGGGAAACCATTTTACTACGCATTCAAAATGCTGATATTATTCCTCTCAATGCTCCATTTAACAGTGACGAAGACCCATCTATAGCCTTAAGACTAAAAGTTGCTGGAATAGCCTCCTCAGAACAATTAGCAAATTTCAGTTTAAGAAACCAACAAGCCAATACCTATAACGTATTTTTAAACCTAGATTTTTTAGCAGAAGAAATGGACTTAGCAGGGCTATCGAATCTTATTCTAGCTCAAGAAAACGAAAATATTCAAAAACTAGAGGAGGCTTTTCAGAAAAACTGGACCTTAAAAGATGCTGCCCTTCAGCTCCGATATTTAGAGCAGGAAAAGCAATTTGAGTTGCTATCGGATAGAGTATTTATTGATCATTCCATAGCTGAGAAAGTGAACAAACTGGCACTGCAAAAGCAAGACATCCTCACTTATTTCGTAAATAGTTTGAGTTCTGACCAGAAATCTTGTCCCTACTCCTTTGTCACTGCTGCTTCTGATGATTTTATAGGCGTGTCAATATCAGATAATGAAATCATTATTAATAAATGGTTGGCAGAAGATTTAGATGTAAAAATTGGTGATAGCCTTTTGCTGAAGTATTATATTATTGGTCCTTTGAGAACTCTAGATGAACAGCAAAGCTATTTTATTATTAAGGATATTCTTCCTCTAGAGACTGCTCCTTTCACTAGAGATTTAATGCCCGATTTTCCGGGCCTTTCCTCCGCAGGAAATTGTAGTGAATGGGATGCAGGAATCCCCATCGATTTGAAAAAAATCAAAGATAAAGACGAGGATTATTGGGATGATTTTCAAGGAACTCCAAAAGCCATCATTTCCTTAAATATGGGATTAAAACTTTGGAATAATCTTTATGGGAATTATACGGCCATTCGATTTTCAAGCCAAGAAACTAATAAAGAAAAACTAGAGGATTCTATCATGGGAGCTTTGAGTCCCTTAGATTTAGGATTCCGCTTTCAAAATGTAAGAGCAGAAGGCAAACGAGCCGCCAGTAGTGGAGTGGATTTTGGAGAGCTATTCTTAAGTCTGAGCTTTTTTGTGATTGCGGCAGCCATCCTCCTGATGGTGCTCATGTATAGACTAAATATGGAAAGTCGAAGCCATGAAGTAGGTTTGCTTTTTGCCATGGGATATTCTCGAAAGCAGATTTTAAAGCTGAGAATAAAAGAATCTCTAGCTACCATCATCCTAGGTTCCATTTTAGGTGGTTTTGTGGGGATTCTTTATAATCAATGGATGATAGCTGGATTAAATGGCGTTTGGAATCAGGCGGTACATGCCGATATGCTAGCCGTTTTTATTTTACCCCAAACCTTAATGATTGGAATAGTAGTTTCCATCATCATATCATTGTTTTCTATTTATTTCGTCATTAGAAAGATGTTGAAGAAGCAAGCGATTTCTATCATCCAAGGACAAGATGAAATCGTTTCTGTAAAATCTGGGAAATTAGATTTGTGGCTGGCTTTAATTGGAATCATCTCAACTGTTGGAATTTTGGCTTATACCATTTTCCAATCTATTGCACAAAATGCTTCTTTAATGTTGATGGCCGGATTTTTATTGCTTACTGGTCTGACAGCTTTAGTCTCTTTTCTACTTCCTAAATTGGGAGCAAATAATTCTGGAGGATTCAATAAATGGAAATTGGCTTTTATTAATGCCCGAAGAAACAAGAATAGGAGCATTGCCGTCATTGCGCTTTTGGCCATCGGAACATTTACCATTATGGTGACTGGAGCCAACAGAAAGACTTTTGATGGCAGTGAGAATCAAAGAAGTTCTGGGACCGGAGGATTTCAGTTTTGGGCAGAGACCACAGTTCCCATTTTGCAGAATCTAAATACTGCAGAAGGCCGGGAAGCTTTAGGATTATTTGAAGAAGAGCTTTTTGAGCAAACGAGTTTTGTTCAATTCCACAGCAGAAATGGTGACGATGCCAGTTGTTTAAATTTAAATCAAGTACAGCAGCCACAAATTTTAGGTGTAGATGCAGTATTATTTGATAGTTTGGCTGCCTTTTCTTTTGCTACTCAACTGGAAGAAAGTTCACATCCTTGGCTTTCTTTGCAAGGTGAAAAAGAAGCTAGAATCATTCCTGCCATTGCCGACCAAACGGTGATACAATGGGGATTGATGAAAAAGATAGGTGATACTTTGACTTATTTTAATGAAGCTGGAAAATCCATAAAATTGGTTTTGGTGGGCGGATTAAATGCCAGTGTTTTTCAAGGGAATATTTTGATTTCGGAGGAGGCTTTTATTGACAATTTCCCTTCGGCAGCAGGTTCAAAGTATATGATGATAGGCTGTGGAGAAGCTCAAGCGGAGGACTTAAAACAAGTCTTGAATAATGATTTATCAGACTATGGAATGGTCATCACAGCTGCGCCTACTCGTTTGGCTAATTTCTATTCGGTCACCAATACCTACCTGAGCATATTTATGATTCTAGGTGGCTTAGGAGTGATTTTAGGAACGATTGGCCTAGGAATAGTATTAGTACGCAATATGCTCGAACGACGCCAAGAACTCGACCTATTAAAGGCCATTGGTTATGATAAGAAACAGATTCTAAATTTAGTCCTTACTGAAAATATTGCCCTCCTCATTTTAGGTATTTTTATTGGCCTGGTTTCTGCATTAATTGGCATATTGCCCAGTTTAATTTCCCCAGCTTTTCATATTCCCAGTGACTTTTTATTTGTGTTGCTATTGGGAGTGTTTATTAGTGGTTTATTTTGGATTGTTGTTGGTGCTTGGCGGGTTGTTTTTGGTAGGGGGTGAGGATTTATTGAACCATTCTTATTTATTGATTTTATTAAAAATATATGATACAAAACTGAGGTATAAAAAAACAATACTGGACAAACTTACCATTACACCGATTATTAAGTAATCTCTATCGAAAATTTCTATTTGTTTGAAAATTAGCGTCAATCCAAAAAATAAATAGACCAAAGTGAGTATTGGCAGGGAAATATATTTTAAAGTTTGTTGGGGGATGGCATAAACTAGATATTTCAACCAAAAAGTAGTTGTGTTTTGAATTTTTCCAGAAAGACTACGATATTCTGAATTTGCGAGTAGCATGTCCGATTTTTTATTGGCTAAAGTTACCGCCTTATTTATTACTTTCAAATATTTCTTAATTGTCAGGTTGTTTTGATCCAGAGTATTATTTTCTTTTTCATTATAGATTATATCATAGTATTTACGTATTGCTTCATTTCGTAATACTTCAATAGCCCTATTAATTCTATAAAAATCTTCTTTATTTCCATTCATCTCAATAATTGAGTAATTACTATTCACCAGTTTTAAATAATGAACAGCAATTATAACTTGACCAGCATTAGGTTTTAAGCCTAGCGTTTTATAGTAATCTTCAATACTCATTTCCTTTGATAATTTAGCAATAAATGACACGGGATAACAGCTGGTCGCTTAAACATTTTATGATCAGAGTTTCATCAAAAAGCTCACTAGATTAACATCATGTGACAAAGCCATTTTCTTTCGAATGCTTGTTCGAACGCTCTCAATAGTTCGAAGACTTTTATAGGTTAAAGCAGCTATGTCTTTACTTGACATATTTAGTCGCAAAAAAGCACAAGTTTTAACTTCGGTAGGTGTTAATTTGGGGTATTTCATTTGTAACCTTTCATAAAATCCATTATGTACTTCAATAAAATGGGTTTCAAACTCTTTCCAATTCCTTAACTGAAAATTTGTTTCTATTTCTTTGGTTAAATCCTGTAATTTCTTTTTTCCATGGTCATTTGTATCTGGTAAAACCTCATTTATGTTAACCAATATCTTATTTGTAAAAACGCTAAGGTTGACTAATTTCAAGGCATTATTAGTAAGTTCTTTATTTCTAAATTCTAAATTTAATTTGAGGTCGTTATTCTCCTTATCAGCTATTAATTTTTTATGCATGAGCAACTTCTTCGATTGACGATAATAAAGCATCATGATACTAGCAATGATAATGATTGCCGTAATCAATAGAAATAAAAACCTTTGAATGGCAATTTGTTTATCATTGTCTTTTTTCAAAATTGCATTTTCCTTTTCCTTCTTTTCTGTCTCGTATTTAATGTTCAATTCCTGATAGCGGGTTTCATTTTCATTTTTGTTTATCGAATCATTCAAAACAGAATATTGTTTTAAATAATAATAGGCTGAATCTAATTTATGCTGTTTACTATAAATATCAGATAATTGATTATATGTTGATATTAATTTCCGATTTGCTCCACTTGATTCAAAGTATAGTTTGGCCTTCAAATAATATTTACGTGCTTTTTCATATTCTTCTTCAATTAAATAAGAATCTGCAATACTTTTATTTGTAAGGCCACATAAATAAACAGAATTTTGTTTTTTATAAATATCTAGGGTTTTCAAATAGTATTCTCTAGCCGTTTCAATATTACCCTGTTCTTCATAAATCTGTGCCATATTATTAGTAATATTTGCAGAAAAGATATGGTTCTTTAAACTAGTTGATAGTTCCAATCCTTGCTCACAATACACAAGCGCATTTTCATAATCTTTCTCTTTAAGATAAGTCATTCCGATATTTGCTATCAAAGAAGTAATTTGCATACTATCTGGAATCTGCTCTGCTAGCTTTAAGCCCTTATTAAAAAAGGAATGTGCCTTTTCATAATCATTAATTGGTGATAAAAAAAACAAACCAATATCATTATACAAAACCGCCAAATGGCTGATATAGGGTTTGTTACTATTATCTTTCTTATACAGATTCAAATAAATATTCTCAGCATTTAAAAAAGCATTCAATACTTTATCTTTACTCCCCAATTGATTATTTATTGAGCCTATTAAACTATATGTAAATCCCAATTCAAGACTATCTTTTAGTTTTTCAAACCCTTCACGAGAATGATGAGCATAATTCAATGCGAGTTTATACATCCCCATATTTCTATTAATAAATGCAAGATATTTATTGGAGATTGCAATCAGTGTATCATTTCCTATATCTTCGGAAATTCTCAGCGCCTCTTTACATAGCGTATCAGCCAGTTTTATATCCGATCTGAAATATCGCTCTGCAGAACGATGCAAAAATACGGGCTGTTCTTCGAAGGGTAAATCTTTAGCATCTAAAAATACATCTTCATTTTGCTCTTGCGATGCTAAATTAAAGTGGATGAATAGTAATAAAACTATTAACAATAATTTATATAGGATGCGCATTTTATATTTCCTTTAAAAATGATAGAAACTATATTACTGTAGTAAAATTCTACTTTACAATAGTAAATAAATTCAATCAAAACACATAAAACATTGCTCTGAATCAAAACTCAATAATTACAACACACTGTCGCAGTGGGTATTACTAGATACATGAGCCTGTTATTTATATTGAATCCTAATAAGCTAAAATGAAAGATTACAGTAGTCATACCGTAGTGATATTTTGACCTAAATCCTGCGTTTGCTTTAATTTTACTAAATCTAAATGACCGCTATAAAATTGAATTGTTGAGGTGGCCATTCCAAAAAAATCCTGTAGAAATTATTCGTACCAAATAAATATCCTTATGAAATCAATTTCAATAAATCTTCTCCTCACTTTTATTCTGTTTTTGCAATTCATAAGTGGATTTGCCCAGACGTCCGAAATCTATAAAACAGCTCATTTAAAATATCCTCAAATACTAACAGCATTAAACGATAGTGATACCAATAAAATTCCTAAAATCACCATCAACTCCCTGAATGGATACGGCCCTTATACCATCGGAACAGAACGAAGTAATTACATAATGGTTTATAGCCTACCAACAAATACTTCAAAAATTACTTTTAAAATGCTGGATAATGAAAATCAAATCATAAATCAACCATATATTGAGGAGGGTAATTATTTGGAATCAGCCAATTGGGAATTTGAATCTGACACCATGGGGTTTCCGCTTTCTCCTACTCTACAAGTAGAAGTTGTTTATCAGAGTGACAGTAATGCTACCTATCGCATACCATATGTTGTTTATCCCGACACCTTATTCATACAGGCAAGCGAAGGCTGGGGGCCTTTTACTTCTAATAATTATTCCTTTACAAGCGACTATTGGCAGCCTGTTCCAGAAATAAGCAATTCCATTAAAGTCGAAAACCTACCTCCTCGCACTACAAGTGTAAAGTTTAACATTCTCAGTAAGGACACCACCGTAATAGACTCTTTGATAGTAAATGCTGAAGAAGGTTTCTACCTTGATTCCGCCATGTATAACAATATCAGGATGGATGAGCTTCCCTTGTCGACAAGATACTTAGAAACAGCTATTTATTGTGATGGCGGGCCCGATAATGGATTGTTAAGATGGAATAAACTTATAATAAACCCACAACAACCCAAACTAATTTGCAATGCTTATGAAGGCTATTTCAATGATTCTATTCCCACATTTATACAGAATAAAAATTCCGGTCAAATATTAAATATAGATACAGCAAAATACGCATTGGTCAGCAATGGACCAGGAGAAAGAAATGTTGATATGTATATGGGTCCTTATAGCTTAGATGTGCTTCAGGGGAGTTTTTCTATAGAAGCCTGGTTAAGATTTGATACTGTGGAAATCAACTCCAATCCGAATGGAGAATTTTATTTTGTTTCTGTTGACACAGCATTTGCTGCATCTCTAATCATCCAAATGGAAAGTGATTTAATTGGACTCAGAATTTATACAGGTGCTAGAGGTTTTTTCGATATGCTTTATGAGGGAGATTTTGAATACTCCAAATTAGAAAAAACTGATTGGCACCATGTGGCCATTACATTTACAGCTAACAAAGGGAAACAGCCCCAATTTTATATCGATGGACTGGCTCTCGATGTGTATATAGATGAAAATATGGTTCAATCTATTGAACAAAATTACCCGCATTATCAGAGTAAATTAAAAACCTACCCTCTAAAAATTGGTGGCGGAGGAATCATGAATAATTTCATTACTGCCATTGATGAATTAAGAATTTGGAATGTAGACATTAGTCAGCAAATGATTATCAACAATAGGTATCAAACCATGCTACAAAATGATAGTATTGTAGGCTATTGGAATTTTGATGATTTACGAAACCGCCAAAATCTGGTTTCCGACCTGAGTTATAAAAACAATAGAGGAGTATTAAAAAAAGGCGCCTATTTTTCTCCACAGCCAGCAGATTTAGCAAGGATGAAAGATACGCTAAGCCTCATCTCAAGTCATGCTGATGTGGATTCCATCATGTTTAGATTTATTGATGAAAATGACGGAATTATTTTTTCAAAAACCGTATTGCCAGAGGAAAGTATGGCCAAATTAATTGATGATATTTCTAATCAAACATATAAAGTAGACCATCTAAATATTAATGAATACTATCCGGGTTGTCCTGATTCAGGATTTATGACCAACTATGATTTATCCATATATCCTCCGGCACCTATTGCTACTCCAAAGTTTAATTGGAGCCAAGTTTACCAAAGCGATAGCGAATCAGATGTTTTAAATACTGATATTTTATGCAGCAACTTCCCCGATGACATCTATAAAGTATTCATTTCACTGGAAAAGGATGGGGAATATTATGATACCCTAAGTTTTACTAAAAGTAGTATTCCATATGCTTATTCTTTAACTCTTAATGGAACAGACAATTATATAGAAACCAATCATCAGGTAACAGCACCACCACAAGGTCAAATTGATTTATGGTTTAAAACATCTAGTCAATCTGGAGGTAAAATCATTGGATTTTCCGAAACTCAAGACGGAGAAAATAGCAGTCGTAATGAAAGAGA
Proteins encoded:
- a CDS encoding tetratricopeptide repeat protein, encoding MRILYKLLLIVLLLFIHFNLASQEQNEDVFLDAKDLPFEEQPVFLHRSAERYFRSDIKLADTLCKEALRISEDIGNDTLIAISNKYLAFINRNMGMYKLALNYAHHSREGFEKLKDSLELGFTYSLIGSINNQLGSKDKVLNAFLNAENIYLNLYKKDNSNKPYISHLAVLYNDIGLFFLSPINDYEKAHSFFNKGLKLAEQIPDSMQITSLIANIGMTYLKEKDYENALVYCEQGLELSTSLKNHIFSANITNNMAQIYEEQGNIETAREYYLKTLDIYKKQNSVYLCGLTNKSIADSYLIEEEYEKARKYYLKAKLYFESSGANRKLISTYNQLSDIYSKQHKLDSAYYYLKQYSVLNDSINKNENETRYQELNIKYETEKKEKENAILKKDNDKQIAIQRFLFLLITAIIIIASIMMLYYRQSKKLLMHKKLIADKENNDLKLNLEFRNKELTNNALKLVNLSVFTNKILVNINEVLPDTNDHGKKKLQDLTKEIETNFQLRNWKEFETHFIEVHNGFYERLQMKYPKLTPTEVKTCAFLRLNMSSKDIAALTYKSLRTIESVRTSIRKKMALSHDVNLVSFLMKL
- a CDS encoding FtsX-like permease family protein, whose product is MNKNTYISKSLRFFQKQHLAVLLATLISAAVLTGALIVGDSVKLSLQNNVDQRLGKTTFALSTQDRFVRSELAEEISKETKSNLASVLLVQGIAINPDADRRINRTQVLGVDDKFWKFSDDKGFDIKKNEVILSEEVARELHLQTGETILLRIQNADIIPLNAPFNSDEDPSIALRLKVAGIASSEQLANFSLRNQQANTYNVFLNLDFLAEEMDLAGLSNLILAQENENIQKLEEAFQKNWTLKDAALQLRYLEQEKQFELLSDRVFIDHSIAEKVNKLALQKQDILTYFVNSLSSDQKSCPYSFVTAASDDFIGVSISDNEIIINKWLAEDLDVKIGDSLLLKYYIIGPLRTLDEQQSYFIIKDILPLETAPFTRDLMPDFPGLSSAGNCSEWDAGIPIDLKKIKDKDEDYWDDFQGTPKAIISLNMGLKLWNNLYGNYTAIRFSSQETNKEKLEDSIMGALSPLDLGFRFQNVRAEGKRAASSGVDFGELFLSLSFFVIAAAILLMVLMYRLNMESRSHEVGLLFAMGYSRKQILKLRIKESLATIILGSILGGFVGILYNQWMIAGLNGVWNQAVHADMLAVFILPQTLMIGIVVSIIISLFSIYFVIRKMLKKQAISIIQGQDEIVSVKSGKLDLWLALIGIISTVGILAYTIFQSIAQNASLMLMAGFLLLTGLTALVSFLLPKLGANNSGGFNKWKLAFINARRNKNRSIAVIALLAIGTFTIMVTGANRKTFDGSENQRSSGTGGFQFWAETTVPILQNLNTAEGREALGLFEEELFEQTSFVQFHSRNGDDASCLNLNQVQQPQILGVDAVLFDSLAAFSFATQLEESSHPWLSLQGEKEARIIPAIADQTVIQWGLMKKIGDTLTYFNEAGKSIKLVLVGGLNASVFQGNILISEEAFIDNFPSAAGSKYMMIGCGEAQAEDLKQVLNNDLSDYGMVITAAPTRLANFYSVTNTYLSIFMILGGLGVILGTIGLGIVLVRNMLERRQELDLLKAIGYDKKQILNLVLTENIALLILGIFIGLVSALIGILPSLISPAFHIPSDFLFVLLLGVFISGLFWIVVGAWRVVFGRG